One stretch of Proteiniborus ethanoligenes DNA includes these proteins:
- a CDS encoding TIGR02530 family flagellar biosynthesis protein: protein MNKVDIQSISQKILQNSTLRQDKPISQATPKTNFAEILNRVEQSQSLKFSKHAVERMKVRDIRLDNMEMTKIEEAIDKASKKGVKEALILMEDKAFIASIKNKTIVTTVSKEQLKDNIFTNIDGAIII, encoded by the coding sequence TTGAATAAGGTAGATATCCAAAGTATTAGTCAAAAGATTTTGCAAAATAGTACACTTAGACAAGACAAACCAATTAGTCAAGCTACACCTAAAACCAATTTTGCTGAAATTCTTAATCGAGTAGAGCAAAGTCAAAGTCTAAAGTTTTCAAAGCATGCAGTTGAAAGGATGAAGGTAAGAGATATTAGGCTTGATAATATGGAAATGACGAAAATAGAAGAAGCAATTGATAAAGCATCTAAAAAAGGTGTTAAAGAAGCCTTAATATTAATGGAAGATAAGGCCTTTATTGCTAGCATTAAAAACAAAACTATAGTAACTACTGTCAGCAAAGAACAGCTAAAAGATAATATATTCACTAATATAGATGGGGCAATTATAATATAA